The genome window AATCCCTTTGTCGCTCGATTTTGGTCAGGGGCTCCTTCCATGCGCCGACTTGAAACGGTCCGTCGTGGCTTCACGCTCATCGAACTTCTGGTGGTTGTCGCCATCATTGCAGTTCTGGTGGCGATTCTTCTCCCCGCGGTGCAGCAGGCTCGCGAGGCAGCTAGGAAGACGCAGTGCCTGAACCAGCTGAAGCAGATCGCCGTGGCGATGCACAACTACCACGAGGCGCTCGGGGTCTTCCCGATGGGGGTGCAGCACACCGCTCCCCCGAATAGCGCCGCGACGACGCTGGCCAATGGGACCGGGTGGGGCTGGGGAGCCTACATTCTCCCCTACATCGACCAGACGCAGCTCTACAACAAGCTCAACGTCGGCGACCCGATGGACCTCAACAACGCGAACCTGCTGGCGCTGGTCCGGTCGGTCATCCCCACCTACCGCTGCCCCTCCGACCCGCACCGCAACCCGTCGATGAACGACACCACCACCATCCGCTACGGCAGCGGTGCGGCGGTCTCGATCGGGCTGTCGAATTACGTCGCCATTCACGGGGCGATGGACAACAACTGTCCCAGCGGGGCCAACCTGGACACCGGGGGGCTGTTCTACGTCAACAGCAACATCAACCTCAAAGACATCCTGGACGGATCCAGCAACACCTGGCTGGCCTCGGAGCGCGACACGGTGCAGCCTCCGCCGCGGGCCGGCATCACCGTCGAGCGCCACTTCGGAGCGTATTGGGCGGGGACGTCGGCTCCCCGGTGCGGCGACAACAACTATGACCTCTACAAGGTCTTCGGATATGTCGTCCCCACCTATGGGGAGATCAACGGGTCCGCGGTCCGCGGAGACCGCCGCGAGCTGGCGAGCCAGCACGTGGGAGGGATCCAGGTGGTCTGTGCGGATGGCTCGGCCCGCTTTGTGAGCCAGTACATCAACCTCGTTCTGGCGCAGCACCTGTGCCGCCGCGAGGACAAGGTCGCCCTTCCCGGAGAGTGGTGAGCGCTCTCCCTGTCCCCGGCATCCCGGGCTCTGTGGCTCGGGGGCCGCGCCTGGTTCCCGCTACTTCCCCCTCGCCCCCGCTTGAGCACTGCGCTATGCCCACGCCCTCTCTGAGTCGGCGACTCGCCGGTCTGCTTCCCGTTTTCTTCCTGGCCTTCGGTTGCGGCGGAGGCCCCAACGACAAGCCGGCCGTGCAGCCGGTGACCGGTTCCGTGACGCTGGATGGGATGCCGCTTCCCAATGCCATGGTCCACTTCTCTCCGGACAAAGGGACTCCTTCCGCGGGGATCACGGACGCGGCCGGGAAGTTTGAGCTGCAGGAGAAGACGGGCATGAAGGGGGCGGTGGTCGCGAATCATGCCGTGTCGATCAGCACGGATCTGGAAGGGACGCGGAAGAAGGAGAACGAGAAGGTCCCCGCGAAGTACAACGTCGCGACGACGCTCTCGGCGGTTGTCAAAGAGGGAGAGAACAGCTTCGAGTTCCCGTTGAAGTCGAAGTGAGTCGCGGACCAGGTCCAGGGGGATCCCTGGTGGGGAGTGCAGAGGGGCCATGAGGGAGGCGGAAGGGGTTCAGGCTGAAGGCGGAAGGTAGAGCGTCGCAACGCAGGATCATTTGGCCCTAATCGGGTCCAGGGGTACCCTGGTCGGGGAGTGCAGAGGGGCCTGTGTTGTTTTTCTTGGCCCTTTGCCCGCCGGAGGCCTGGCCGTCGAGAGATCTCTGAAGGAGATCGTGTCCAAGCGCGGACACCGTGTGGGATGCCCCTTCACCAACCCGCGGGGATTGCAAAGCGAGCTGTGTGATGTGAGGGAGTCCCCAACGCGGGTACCACAAAGGGGACGTCCGTTGTTTACCACGGTTCCTCACAGGAGTGCCTCCGGCGGCAAGGGGGCCTGTGTCGTTTTTCTGGCCCCTTGACCCCAGGCTGCCGTGGCACATTGGGTTTGAGCTGGCATCGCCGTGCCGGCAAGGCCCCGGTTCGAGCGGACTCACTTCAGGTCGAACTCGAGCAGCACCGGGCGATGGTCCGAACGGGTCGTCCAGAGGTGACGGCAGGTGCCGATCGCGATGCGATCGCTGGCCCAGATCTGATCAAGCGAGAGGACCGGTAGCGGGATGGGCCAGGTGGCGAGATAGCCGCTCCCCGCCGTCAGGAAGGCGTTCCGGTAGGATTTTCGCAGGCCGTCGAAACACCGGGAGTCGTGCGGTGTGTTGAAGTCGCCGAGGACGAGGGCGGGGGAGTCGGCGAGCTTGTCGGCGGCGGCGGTAATGGCGTCGAGGGTCGGCTTTCGCGAGCGGAACGGGTTCGAGCCGACGTCGCAGACGAGGAGGCGGAGCGGGGTGCCGCGGCAG of Planctomyces sp. SH-PL14 contains these proteins:
- a CDS encoding DUF1559 domain-containing protein; the protein is MRRLETVRRGFTLIELLVVVAIIAVLVAILLPAVQQAREAARKTQCLNQLKQIAVAMHNYHEALGVFPMGVQHTAPPNSAATTLANGTGWGWGAYILPYIDQTQLYNKLNVGDPMDLNNANLLALVRSVIPTYRCPSDPHRNPSMNDTTTIRYGSGAAVSIGLSNYVAIHGAMDNNCPSGANLDTGGLFYVNSNINLKDILDGSSNTWLASERDTVQPPPRAGITVERHFGAYWAGTSAPRCGDNNYDLYKVFGYVVPTYGEINGSAVRGDRRELASQHVGGIQVVCADGSARFVSQYINLVLAQHLCRREDKVALPGEW